In Streptomyces sclerotialus, one genomic interval encodes:
- a CDS encoding organic hydroperoxide resistance protein has protein sequence MSIQPVDVVYTAVATAENGRDGRVASDDGKLDVVVNPPKEQGGSGAGTNPEQLFAAGYSACFQGALSVVARQEKADVSGSQVTAKVGIGKTPAGGFGLKVEISASIPNVDADTAKALVEKAHQVCPYSNATRGNIEVTLTVA, from the coding sequence ATGTCCATCCAGCCCGTCGACGTCGTCTACACCGCTGTCGCCACGGCGGAGAACGGCCGTGACGGCCGCGTCGCCTCCGACGACGGCAAGCTCGACGTCGTCGTCAACCCGCCCAAGGAGCAGGGCGGCAGCGGCGCCGGCACCAACCCCGAGCAGCTCTTCGCCGCCGGATACAGCGCCTGCTTCCAGGGCGCGCTGAGCGTCGTGGCGCGTCAGGAGAAGGCGGACGTGTCCGGCTCGCAGGTGACCGCCAAGGTCGGCATCGGCAAGACCCCGGCCGGCGGCTTCGGCCTCAAGGTCGAGATCTCGGCCTCGATCCCGAACGTCGACGCGGACACCGCCAAGGCGCTGGTGGAGAAGGCGCACCAGGTGTGCCCGTACTCCAATGCCACCCGCGGCAACATCGAGGTCACCCTGACCGTCGCCTGA